The proteins below come from a single Chelmon rostratus isolate fCheRos1 chromosome 10, fCheRos1.pri, whole genome shotgun sequence genomic window:
- the si:dkey-20d21.12 gene encoding uncharacterized protein si:dkey-20d21.12 has product MSRPPSSQTTPQFHRVSDRDLTEIELHSVDSINDLHRTHHEHSHKGMRPPRPAYTPTLNGNLYTCDVTAANQRGHPVTSKWQSRLQDMLTPSSSRAYAMACAIITLLLLTVFLIFYFLVQQGGAVRMLTEALREKEATATELSLLIQELQALRHNLTAMRGGT; this is encoded by the exons ATGTCGAGGCCGCCCTCCTCCCAGACCACCCCTCAGTTCCACAGGGTCAGCGACAGAGACCTCACTGAGATTGAGCTTCATTCTGTGGACTCCATCAACGACCTCCACCGAACACACCATGAACACAGCCACAAAG GGATGAGGCCTCCTCGACCTGCTTACACACCCACCTTGAATGGGAATCTCTACACATGTGACGTGACAGCTGCCAATCAAAGAGGCCATCCAGTCACCAGCAAATGGCAGAGCCGTCTGCAGGATATGTTGACACCCAGCTCATCACGTGCCTATGCCATGGCCTGTGCTATTATCACATTGCTTCTGCTAACAGTGTTCCTGATCTTCTACTTTTTGG TCCAGCAGGGCGGCGCAGTCCGGATGCTGACTGAGGCATTGAGGGAGAAAGAGGCCACAGCCACAGAGCTGTCACTGCTGATCCAAGAACTGCAGGCACTGAGACACAACCTGACAGCCATGAGAGGAGGGACATGA
- the amt gene encoding aminomethyltransferase, mitochondrial — translation MWARLLVGVGGSGLGLRASRGGLLQVAGAGCAGKRQQRQASSAEAALKKTPLFDFHREHGGKMVEFAGWSMPVQYKDSHISSHMHTREHCSIFDVSHMLQTKVHGKDRVTFMESLVVADIAELKDNQGTLTLFTNEKGGIIDDLIVTKTDQGYLYVVSNAGCADKDSARMKARLAEFKAAGFDVDLEFLDEALIALQGPSMSQVLQEGLKEDLSKLTFMTSTLATVFGINGCRVTRCGYTGEDGVEISVPQSRVVELTEKLLANSEVKLAGLGARDSLRLEAGLCLYGNDIDETTTPVEATLVWTIGKRRRQAKDFPGADIIVPQIKAKTARKRVGLVSTGPPVRQHTPILGPDGKVIGEVTSGCPSPCLKKNVAMGYVDAAFAKNGTAIQVEVRKKAVPATVSKMPFVPTNYYSG, via the exons ATGTGGGCTCGTCTGCTGGTTGGGGTCGGGGGTTCGGGGCTCGGGCTGCGGGCTTCCAGGGGCGGTTTGCTGCAGGTCGCTGGAGCGGGATGTGCTGGGAAGCGGCAGCAGAGGCAGGCTTCAAGTGCAGAG GCTGCACTGAAGAAGACTCCGCTGTTTGACTTCCACAGGGAGCATGGGGGAAAGATGGTGGAGTTTGCAGGCTGGAGTATGCCCGTCCAGTACAAAGACAGCCACATctcctcacacatgcacaccagaGAGCACTGCTCCATCTTCGACGTCAGCCACATGCTGCAG aCCAAAGTCCATGGCAAAGACCGGGTGACCTTCATGGAGTCGTTAGTGGTTGCAGATATTGCAGAACTGAAGGACAACCAG GGTACATTGACCCTCTTCACCAATGAGAAAGGAGGGATTATTGATGACCTTATCGTGACAAAGACAGACCAGGGCTACCTCTACGTGGTCTCCAACGCTGGCTGCGCCGACAAGGACTCGGCTCGTATGAAG GCCAGACTGGCAGAGTTCAAAGCTGCAGGTTTTGATGTGGATCTGGAGTTCCTTGATGAAGCACTGATTGCTCTGCAAG GTCCATCCATGTCTCAGGTGCTCCAGGAGGGGCTGAAGGAGGACCTCAGTAAACTGACCTTCATGACCTCCACCTTGGCCACTGTGTTTGGGATTAATGGCTGCAGGGTCACCCGCTGTGGATACACAGGAGAGGACGGGGTGGAG ATCTCCGTCCCTCAGTCCAGAGTGGTGGAGCTGACGGAGAAGCTGCTGGCTAACAGCGAGGTGAAGCTGGCCGGTCTCGGCGCCAGGGACAGTCTGCGGCTGGAGGCGGGGCTTTGTCTCTACGGAAACGACATAGATGAGACCACCACGCCCGTAGAGGCCACCCTAGTCTGGACCATAG GAAAGCGTCGGCGTCAGGCCAAGGATTTCCCCGGTGCTGACATCATTGTGCCTCAGATCAAAGCCAAGACCGCCAGGAAGAGGGTCGGTCTGGTGTCCACCGGCCCCCCCGTCAGACAGCACACTCCCATACTCGGCCCTGATGGAAAGGTCATAG gtGAGGTGACCAGCGGCTGCCCCTCGCCCTGCCTGAAAAAGAACGTTGCCATGGGTTACGTGGATGCGGCATTCGCTAAGAATGGAACAGCCATCCAGGTGGAGGTCAGGAAAAAGGCAGTGCCCGCCACCGTCAGCAAGATGCCCTTCGTCCCCACCAACTACTATTCTGGATAg
- the LOC121613372 gene encoding ATP-dependent 6-phosphofructokinase, muscle type-like: MSKNLHPTMDPTKMGLGRSIAVLTSGGDAQGMNAAVRATVRVGLYTGAKVYFVHEGYQGLVDGGDHIRLATWESVSMMLQLGGTVIGSARCKDFRSREGRMTAACNLVKLGITNLCVIGGDGSLTGANQFRTEWSSLLADLVRAGKITEGEARKSSHLNIVGMVGSIDNDFCGTDMTIGTDSALHRIVEVVDAITTTAQSHQRTFILEVMGRHCGYLALVTAQACGADWVFIPEMPPDAGWEDHLCRRLADQRARGSRLNVIIVAEGAISRDGKLITSDQIKKLVTDRLGFDTRTTVLGHVQRGGTPSAFDRILGSRMGVEAVMALLEATPDTPACVVSLSGNQAVRLPLMECVQVTKDVTAAMTEGRFEDAIKLRGKSFENNWNTYKLLAHINPPDVKSNINVAIMNIGAPCAGMNAAVRSAVRMGIIQGHTMLAVHDGFDGLAQGQVEPINWTSVSGWTGKGGSMLGTKRTLPSKLLEEISQNIAKFNIHALVIIGGFEAFVGGLELVQAREKYEEMCIPMVVIPATVSNNVPGSDFSIGADTALNTITSTCDRIKQSAAGTKRRVFIVETMGGYCGYLATMAGLAAGADAAYIYEEKFGIRDLEVNVEHLVEKMKTTVKRGLILRNENCNANYTTDFIFNLYSEEGKGVFDCRKNVLGHMQQGGTPTPFDRNFGTKMGAKSILWLTEKLKECYRHGRIFANTPDSACVLGMRKRALTFQPLADLKEDTDFEHRIPRTQWWLKIRPIMKILAKYDIKLDTSEHADMEHVIKKMTPLGK; the protein is encoded by the exons ATGTCCAAGAATCTCCACCCAACCATGGACCCCACAAAGATGGGGCTTGGACGCTCCATCGCCGTGCTGACGTCAGGCGGGGACGCCCAAG GTATGAACGCTGCCGTGAGAGCGACAGTCAGGGTTGGTCTCTACACCGGAGCCAAAGTCTACTTTGTTCATGAG GGCTACCAAGGTCTGGTTGATGGAGGAGACCACATTCGCCTCGCCACATGGGAGAGCGTGTCCATGATGCTTCAGCTG GGAGGTACAGTCATAGGCAGCGCCCGCTGCAAGGACTTCCGCTCCAGAGAGGGTCGCATGACAGCTGCTTGCAACCTCGTGAAGCTGGGCATCACCAACCTGTGTGTGATCGGAGGCGACGGCAGTCTGACTGGAGCCAACCAGTTCAGGACCGAGTGGAGCTCACTGCTGGCTGACCTCGTCCGAGCCG GTAAGATTACAGAAGGAGAAGCCAGGAAATCTTCCCACCTGAACATCGTAGGCATGGTGGGCTCCATCGACAACGACTTCTGTGGCACCGACATGACCATCGGCACCGACTCTGCCCTGCACCGCATCGTGGAGGTGGTGGATGCCATCACCACAACTGCACAGAG TCACCAGAGGACGTTTATCCTGGAAGTGATGGGCAGACACTGTGG GTACCTGGCCCTGGTGACGGCCCAGGCCTGTGGTGCCGACTGGGTGTTCATCCCAGAGATGCCCCCAGATGCCGGCTGGGAGGACCACCTGTGCAGGAGGCTGGCAGAC CAAAGGGCCAGAGGTTCTCGTCTGAATGTGATCATTGTAGCTGAGGGCGCGATCTCCAGAGATGGCAAACTGATCACATCTGACCAGATCAAAAAG CTGGTGACTGACAGGCTCGGCTTTGACACTCGCACCACTGTTCTTGGACACGtacagagaggaggaacacCCTCCGCCTTCGACAGAATCCTG GGCAGCAGGATGGGTGTGGAGGCCGTGATGGCGCTGCTGGAGGCCACTCCGGACACTCCTGCCTGTGTGGTCAGCCTGTCCGGGAACCAGGCCGTCAGACTGCCGCTCATGGAGTGTGTGCAAGTG ACCAAAGACGTGACCGCCGCCATGACTGAGGGCAGATTTGAGGATGCCATCAAGCTCAGAGGAAA GAGTTTTGAGAACAACTGGAACACATACAAGCTGCTGGCTCACATCAACCCCCCGGATGTTAAG AGCAACATCAACGTGGCTATCATGAACATCGGCGCTCCCTGCGCCGGTATGAATGCAGCCGTCCGTTCAGCGGTCAGGATGGGCATCATCCAGGGTCACACCATGCTGGCTGTCCATGACGGCTTTGACGGTCTGGCTCAAGGACAG GTTGAGCCTATCAACTGGACTTCAGTGAGTGGCTGGACTGGAAAAGGAGGCTCAATGTTGGGCACTAAGAG AACTCTGCCCAGTAAATTGTTGGAGGAAATCAGCCAGAACATTGCCAAGTTCAACATCCACGCTTTGGTGATCATTGGTGGATTCGAG GCGTTTGTTGGAGGCCTGGAACTGGTTCAGGCCAGGGAGAAATACGAGGAGATGTGCATTCCCATGGTGGTGATCCCCGCCACTGTGTCCAACAACGTCCCCGGCTCTGACTTCAGCATCGGCGCGGACACTGCCCTCAACACCATCACCTCT acctgtgacagaATCAAGCAGTCTGCAGCCGGGACCAAGCGCCGTGTGTTCATCGTGGAGACTATGGGCGGATACTGCGGCTACTTGGCCACCATGGCCGGCCTGGCTGCCGGGGCTGACGCCGCCTACATCTATGAGGAAAAATTCGGCATTAGAGACCTGGAG GTGAACGTGGAGCATCTTGTGGAGAAGATGAAGACAACAGTGAAGAGAGGTTTGATTCTCAG GAACGAGAACTGTAATGCCAACTACACCACTGACTTCATCTTCAACCTGTACTCAGAGGAGGGCAAAGGCGTCTTTGACTGCCGTAAGAACGTTCTCGGACACATGCAGCAG GGTGGCACTCCGACCCCCTTCGATAGAAACTTTGGCACAAAGATGGGAGCCAAGTCTATTTTGTGGCTGACTGAGAAGCTCAAGGAGTGCTATAGACATG GTCGTATCTTCGCGAACACGCCAGACTCTGCCTGTGTGCTGGGCATGAGGAAGAGGGCGCTCACCTTCCAGCCTCTTGCTGACCTGAAGGAGGACACAGATTTTGA GCACCGCATCCCCAGGACACAGTGGTGGCTGAAGATCAGGCCCATCATGAAGATTCTGGCCAAGTACGACATCAAGCTGGACACGTCCGAACACGCCGACATGGAGCACGTGATCAAGAAGATGACCCCTCTCGGGAAATAG